A genome region from Fodinibius salicampi includes the following:
- a CDS encoding alpha/beta hydrolase, with product MLEHLDTDRWFNKLELKEFPEPKIVHLRHPVLLCHGYGAIASLVKPSPLYDVAMLMRSHNVLAYAPNIVPYAKIEVRARRWVKLINSLTAENGYNKINIIAHSMGGLDIRYALSELNIARKVASVTTISTPHHGTSLAELTLRTPDAIRDKLADFLDWMGDRIYPKTKSDSVGSAEQLTRRYITKEFNNRITDVPGIPYYSYSAAVGKGTDIPIKVISRFQNNHIFEKEGLNDGMVSVKSARWGQHIKTLHLSHLEQMHLRVKDDREPIFLEFWQEVIEMLEEQGH from the coding sequence ATGCTTGAACACTTAGATACTGATCGCTGGTTCAACAAACTGGAATTAAAAGAATTTCCCGAACCCAAAATCGTACATTTACGGCATCCTGTACTTCTTTGCCACGGCTATGGTGCCATTGCCTCGCTGGTAAAACCTTCCCCCCTTTATGATGTAGCGATGCTAATGCGTTCTCACAACGTGCTCGCTTATGCTCCTAACATTGTACCTTATGCCAAAATAGAAGTGCGGGCACGGCGTTGGGTGAAATTAATTAATAGCTTAACTGCCGAAAATGGCTATAACAAAATAAATATTATAGCTCACAGTATGGGTGGTTTAGACATCCGATATGCTCTCTCCGAGCTGAATATCGCTCGAAAGGTGGCATCCGTTACTACTATTTCCACTCCTCACCATGGAACTTCTCTTGCAGAGCTTACGCTTAGAACTCCTGATGCCATTCGCGATAAACTCGCTGACTTTTTGGACTGGATGGGCGACCGTATATATCCGAAAACAAAAAGTGATTCCGTAGGATCAGCCGAACAGCTAACGCGCCGTTATATAACAAAAGAATTTAATAACCGGATTACGGATGTGCCGGGTATTCCCTATTATTCCTATAGTGCAGCCGTCGGTAAGGGGACCGATATCCCCATTAAAGTAATCAGTCGTTTTCAAAACAATCATATCTTCGAAAAAGAAGGACTAAATGATGGCATGGTGTCTGTAAAAAGCGCCCGATGGGGACAGCATATCAAAACGCTTCACCTCTCTCATCTCGAACAGATGCACTTACGGGTAAAAGACGACCGAGAACCCATTTTCCTGGAATTTTGGCAAGAAGTCATTGAAATGCTTGAAGAACAAGGACACTAA